One Bermanella sp. WJH001 genomic region harbors:
- a CDS encoding 5-oxoprolinase subunit PxpA produces the protein MSLLLNCDLGESYGSWKMGLDEDVFPHIDQANIACGFHGGDPVVMMKTLALAKKHDVMVGAHPAYPDLVGFGRRSMNCSTDEIIGTVLYQMSALDGMAKSQGMLMAYVKPHGALYNDMMAKVEVRKAIMQAVAQYHRPIKLMLQATNDSAQHLIEAQEYDIELLFEAFADRCYDDDGKLLARSKPGAVHNKEKMLAQVKQLNEQGTITSFSGKTLNIEADSLCVHGDNLEGVQAIAQIRKIIEGA, from the coding sequence ATGTCGTTGTTATTAAATTGTGACTTAGGTGAAAGTTATGGCTCGTGGAAAATGGGGTTAGACGAAGACGTTTTTCCGCATATTGACCAAGCGAATATTGCTTGCGGTTTTCATGGTGGTGACCCTGTGGTCATGATGAAAACATTAGCGTTAGCCAAAAAACATGACGTAATGGTTGGTGCACACCCAGCCTATCCGGACTTAGTGGGTTTTGGTCGCCGCTCTATGAATTGCTCAACCGATGAAATTATCGGTACGGTGTTGTATCAAATGAGCGCACTAGATGGCATGGCAAAAAGCCAAGGTATGTTAATGGCATATGTGAAACCTCACGGTGCCTTGTATAACGATATGATGGCCAAAGTTGAAGTGCGCAAAGCCATTATGCAAGCCGTGGCGCAATACCATCGTCCTATCAAGCTGATGTTGCAAGCGACCAACGATTCAGCACAGCATTTAATTGAAGCCCAAGAATACGATATCGAATTATTATTTGAAGCTTTTGCTGACCGCTGTTATGACGACGATGGTAAATTACTTGCGCGCAGTAAACCGGGTGCGGTACACAATAAAGAAAAAATGCTGGCCCAAGTGAAGCAGCTAAACGAGCAGGGCACCATTACGTCGTTCAGTGGCAAAACACTCAATATTGAAGCCGATTCTTTATGTGTTCACGGCGATAACCTTGAAGGTGTGCAAGCCATTGCACAAATTCGTAAGATTATTGAAGGCGCATAA
- the pxpB gene encoding 5-oxoprolinase subunit PxpB codes for MNIHVAGENALMVYFADNVSDQTSLRIQQTASVLSQYMGKELIDLVPSYASMLVVFDAFKTDHLHVRKLIRDAAQPHQESQTQQQENIVRLPVYYGPQTSPDLAKIAQHAGLTNEQVIEIHQQAHYRVYAIGFAPGFAYLGETDERIAMARLSTPRKKVPKGAVAIADRQTAVYPSVSPGGWNLIGCCPTPMFDANASPSMPVKAGDAVQFYAIDESEFISLGGSFDGWQDL; via the coding sequence ATGAATATTCATGTGGCGGGTGAAAATGCATTAATGGTGTATTTTGCAGATAACGTCAGCGATCAAACCAGTTTGCGTATTCAACAAACCGCCTCAGTACTATCGCAATACATGGGTAAAGAGCTAATTGATTTAGTACCCAGTTACGCCTCAATGTTAGTGGTGTTTGATGCATTTAAAACCGACCACTTGCACGTGCGTAAATTGATTCGTGATGCCGCTCAACCACATCAAGAGTCACAAACTCAGCAACAAGAAAACATTGTGCGTTTACCGGTTTATTACGGGCCACAAACCAGTCCTGATTTAGCCAAAATAGCGCAACATGCTGGTTTAACCAATGAGCAAGTGATCGAGATTCATCAACAAGCACATTATCGTGTTTATGCTATTGGGTTTGCACCTGGCTTTGCGTATTTAGGTGAAACCGATGAGCGTATTGCCATGGCTCGTTTATCAACACCCCGAAAAAAAGTACCCAAAGGGGCGGTAGCCATTGCCGACCGTCAAACGGCTGTGTACCCATCTGTTAGTCCTGGTGGATGGAATTTAATTGGTTGTTGCCCAACCCCCATGTTTGATGCAAACGCGTCACCCTCCATGCCAGTTAAAGCAGGAGATGCGGTTCAGTTTTATGCCATCGATGAATCAGAGTTTATATCTTTAGGAGGCAGTTTTGATGGCTGGCAGGACTTATAA
- a CDS encoding biotin-dependent carboxyltransferase family protein: MTHVMHVLNPGILTLIQDAGRFGQHGIGLTTGGPMDPLAFKWANRLVGNDENTALLENTIGGLKLKSTCQTQIAVTGATVTIKVNGISQPQWQTININAHDEIELGYASEGCRIYLAVSGGFNINKQFNSVSTVVREGIGGLNGKGLQANDKLPLVSDSRVTRCYVLPLSARPVYANKVTLRLIPGYQQAHFSRHQQRMFFYHEFTVSDLCDRMGYRLSGPKVTCDIEGILSEGICLGAVQIPKDGQPIVLMNDRQTIGGYPKIGSVLSLDLAKLAQLTAGGRVTFEPITIDHAHNELALAHYKYSRQTLVSVATEDAP; the protein is encoded by the coding sequence ATGACTCATGTAATGCACGTTTTAAATCCAGGTATCTTAACTCTCATTCAAGACGCAGGACGTTTTGGTCAGCACGGCATTGGTTTAACCACTGGCGGGCCTATGGATCCGCTTGCGTTTAAATGGGCAAATCGTTTAGTGGGCAATGATGAAAATACCGCCCTGTTAGAAAACACCATTGGTGGTTTGAAATTAAAAAGTACCTGCCAAACTCAAATCGCCGTAACAGGTGCCACTGTTACTATAAAAGTAAATGGAATATCCCAACCACAATGGCAAACAATAAATATCAATGCCCATGATGAAATCGAATTGGGTTACGCCAGTGAAGGCTGCCGTATTTATTTAGCGGTATCTGGTGGTTTTAACATTAACAAACAATTTAATAGCGTAAGCACAGTGGTACGTGAAGGCATTGGCGGTTTAAACGGTAAGGGTTTGCAAGCAAACGATAAACTTCCTTTAGTAAGCGATAGCCGTGTAACGCGATGTTATGTATTGCCGTTAAGTGCTCGACCGGTTTATGCAAACAAAGTCACGTTGCGGTTAATACCCGGTTATCAGCAAGCGCACTTTTCTCGTCATCAGCAACGCATGTTTTTTTATCATGAGTTTACCGTTAGTGATTTATGCGACCGCATGGGTTATCGCTTATCAGGCCCAAAGGTAACTTGTGATATCGAAGGCATTTTATCTGAAGGCATTTGTTTAGGTGCGGTGCAAATCCCTAAAGATGGTCAGCCCATTGTCCTAATGAACGACCGACAAACCATCGGCGGCTACCCAAAAATAGGCTCAGTACTATCATTAGATTTAGCCAAGCTTGCGCAACTAACCGCAGGCGGCCGTGTAACGTTTGAACCCATTACCATTGACCATGCCCATAATGAGCTAGCCCTTGCCCACTACAAATACAGTCGGCAAACATTGGTTAGCGTGGCAACCGAGGATGCACCATGA
- a CDS encoding glutamate cyclase domain-containing protein has product MSQLTTAMQLSLDIENMLVERNLRGMKTVQSALPQGYVLRAAQMMLPIRGTVLIGTGFPVVDTFETDGPVGAIALYQAFEALGAQPIIVCGAPLSEQLKNTYRVHEITVGPSAHRDEEALQALKQLQPELIVSIERPGLAADGKYYNMRGEDISARAACFDTFLIHAQCPSIAIGDGGNEIGMGNIQDALKGLDIQAAATGCNELVIADVSNWAALGLIAMLDWLSGQNTLAKLDAMAVLEFLSQRGSVDGVTRENTLTEDGLPAQDGIELLNRLQALISQKKLVKN; this is encoded by the coding sequence ATGAGCCAACTCACGACGGCGATGCAATTAAGCCTTGATATCGAAAACATGTTGGTAGAGCGCAACCTGCGCGGCATGAAAACCGTGCAAAGTGCATTACCTCAAGGTTATGTATTACGCGCAGCGCAAATGATGCTGCCCATTCGCGGTACCGTGTTAATTGGCACAGGCTTTCCCGTGGTAGACACCTTTGAAACAGATGGGCCAGTGGGTGCCATTGCCTTATACCAAGCGTTTGAAGCACTAGGAGCCCAACCTATTATTGTGTGTGGTGCGCCGCTTAGTGAACAACTAAAAAATACATACCGTGTGCATGAAATTACAGTGGGGCCAAGCGCCCATCGCGACGAAGAAGCACTGCAAGCCCTTAAACAATTACAGCCAGAGCTGATTGTTTCGATTGAGCGCCCAGGGCTGGCCGCAGATGGTAAGTATTACAACATGCGCGGTGAAGACATCAGTGCCCGTGCTGCGTGTTTTGATACGTTTTTAATTCATGCACAGTGCCCATCCATAGCCATTGGTGATGGTGGCAATGAAATTGGCATGGGTAATATTCAAGACGCCTTAAAAGGTTTAGATATTCAAGCAGCGGCCACAGGTTGCAACGAGTTAGTGATTGCCGATGTTTCTAATTGGGCTGCGCTTGGGTTAATTGCCATGCTTGATTGGTTAAGTGGGCAAAATACTTTAGCCAAATTAGATGCCATGGCCGTGCTCGAGTTTTTATCACAGCGTGGCAGTGTTGATGGTGTCACTCGTGAAAATACCTTAACCGAAGATGGTCTTCCTGCCCAAGACGGCATTGAATTATTAAATCGACTACAAGCATTAATTAGCCAGAAAAAATTAGTTAAAAATTAA
- a CDS encoding D-amino acid aminotransferase, which yields MSIVFLNNEFMPMEEAKISPMDRGFLFGDGIYEVIPAYNGKLVGFGPHIDRMNQGLELIGIDFKWDQNQWRKVCDELIAKNDGENLGIYLHVSRGADSKRFHAYPENVAPTVFAYAFDIPAANVPDKTKAKGYKVATTQDLRWQRCNIKSTALLGNVMHFQFGYAQGYNETLLYNVKNELTEAGACNAYIVKDGVVITPPLDNQILPGITRFMLLEILRKYSDIKVEERIVTMDEVFNADEVWITSSSKEIAPVVEIDGKPVGNGQIGDVWLAAQTQYTAHKFEF from the coding sequence ATGAGCATTGTATTTTTAAACAACGAATTTATGCCAATGGAAGAGGCAAAAATTTCACCGATGGATCGTGGTTTTTTATTTGGTGATGGTATTTATGAAGTGATACCTGCCTACAATGGCAAGCTTGTGGGCTTTGGCCCGCATATTGACCGTATGAATCAAGGTCTAGAATTAATTGGCATCGACTTTAAATGGGATCAAAACCAGTGGCGTAAAGTCTGTGATGAGTTGATCGCAAAAAATGACGGTGAAAACCTCGGCATTTATTTACATGTGAGCCGTGGTGCTGACAGTAAACGTTTTCATGCGTACCCAGAAAATGTGGCTCCAACGGTATTTGCATATGCCTTTGATATTCCAGCGGCGAATGTGCCGGATAAAACAAAAGCCAAAGGTTATAAGGTTGCTACCACGCAAGATTTACGTTGGCAGCGTTGTAATATCAAATCTACAGCACTACTTGGTAACGTGATGCATTTTCAATTTGGTTATGCACAAGGTTACAATGAAACACTTTTATATAACGTAAAAAATGAACTAACCGAAGCCGGTGCATGTAACGCCTATATTGTGAAAGATGGCGTGGTGATTACGCCGCCATTGGACAATCAAATTCTGCCGGGTATTACGCGTTTTATGCTGTTAGAAATTTTACGTAAATACAGTGATATAAAAGTAGAAGAACGCATCGTTACTATGGATGAAGTGTTTAATGCGGATGAAGTATGGATTACAAGTTCATCAAAAGAAATTGCCCCTGTGGTTGAAATTGATGGCAAACCGGTGGGAAATGGTCAAATAGGGGATGTGTGGCTGGCGGCACAAACTCAATATACCGCACACAAATTTGAGTTTTAA
- a CDS encoding lipid A biosynthesis acyltransferase has protein sequence MNNKNKPNQIEDTRLLKLEYLKPKYWGVWLFVGFLFICQLLPFKVQWKISKGLAWLAYNLAKGRRHVVQVNVDICFPELDPKKKDALVKEIFHENMQGYLDSGTAWFGNYKRFKPTLEVRGKEHFDKYLDNGQGVVLAGAHFSILDLAGALTSLVTQLNVTYRPLDNKLMNAIMMRGRYRFCTNAYHKKDVKGFIDCLKRGESLWYAPDQDYGRKYAVFAPLFGRQASTISGLTFLSKSGNARIVPYSYHRKQDCQEYILEFYEALPETGNEEQDAKAYNQWLEGAIRRYPAQYLWLHKRFKTQENPDDKNPYK, from the coding sequence ATGAACAATAAAAATAAACCCAATCAAATTGAAGATACCCGTTTATTAAAACTGGAATATCTAAAACCAAAATACTGGGGCGTGTGGTTATTCGTAGGCTTTTTATTTATCTGCCAGTTATTACCTTTTAAAGTGCAGTGGAAAATCAGCAAAGGTTTAGCATGGCTAGCTTATAACTTGGCAAAAGGACGTCGCCATGTTGTGCAAGTGAATGTGGATATTTGTTTTCCCGAATTAGACCCTAAGAAAAAAGACGCCCTAGTTAAAGAAATCTTCCATGAAAACATGCAAGGTTATTTAGACAGTGGCACCGCATGGTTTGGCAATTACAAACGATTCAAACCCACCCTTGAAGTACGCGGCAAAGAACATTTTGATAAATACTTAGACAATGGCCAAGGTGTGGTATTAGCCGGTGCCCACTTTAGTATTCTTGATCTAGCAGGTGCACTGACCAGCCTTGTTACCCAATTAAATGTGACCTATCGTCCACTTGATAACAAACTGATGAACGCCATCATGATGCGTGGTCGCTACCGCTTTTGCACCAATGCCTATCATAAAAAAGATGTGAAAGGTTTTATTGATTGTTTAAAACGTGGTGAATCTCTGTGGTATGCCCCAGATCAAGATTATGGTCGTAAATACGCAGTTTTTGCACCACTGTTTGGTCGCCAAGCATCCACTATTTCTGGCCTCACATTTTTGAGCAAAAGTGGTAATGCCCGCATCGTGCCTTATAGCTATCACCGCAAGCAAGATTGCCAAGAGTACATATTAGAATTTTACGAAGCACTGCCAGAAACAGGCAATGAAGAGCAAGATGCCAAGGCGTACAACCAATGGCTGGAAGGGGCAATCCGCCGCTACCCTGCACAGTACTTATGGTTACATAAACGCTTTAAAACACAAGAAAATCCAGACGATAAAAATCCGTATAAATAG
- the hldE gene encoding bifunctional D-glycero-beta-D-manno-heptose-7-phosphate kinase/D-glycero-beta-D-manno-heptose 1-phosphate adenylyltransferase HldE yields MTLRIPNFANARILVVGDVMLDRYWSGPTSRISPEAPVPVVKVSEIEDRAGGAGNVALNIASLSAQTSLLGLVGNDDNAQVLTTTLRHNNIKTQFTAIASHPTITKLRVLSRHQQLIRLDFEESFADADNSNMLENFKQQIEECDVVILSDYGKGALHNIEDFIGIANNHKKPIFIDPKGSDFKRYSGATLITPNMSEFEQVVGPCKDEAELVSKGFELLNTVGLEALLVTRSEKGMTLFQKGEQPVHLAATAREVYDVTGAGDTVISVLAAAYAAGSPLAEATALANTAAALVVAKLGTATVSLAELRREAKADEIAHSGILDEDALLDIINDAKAQGETIVMTNGCFDILHPGHVSYLKNAKKLGDKLIVAVNTDDSVRRLKGEGRPINSTEHRMDVLVGLASVDYVVPFSEDTPQRLIAKLLPSILVKGGDYKIEDIAGGKEVIENGGEVQVLNFEDGCSTTNIINSIKAHS; encoded by the coding sequence ATGACTTTGCGTATTCCTAACTTTGCCAACGCCCGTATCTTAGTGGTTGGAGACGTGATGTTAGATCGCTACTGGAGCGGCCCAACTTCGCGTATTTCACCTGAGGCACCTGTGCCTGTGGTGAAAGTCAGCGAAATTGAAGATCGCGCTGGTGGCGCTGGTAACGTGGCTCTAAACATCGCCAGCCTGAGCGCCCAAACCAGCCTACTAGGCCTTGTTGGCAATGACGATAACGCACAGGTGTTAACCACCACATTGCGCCACAACAACATCAAAACCCAATTTACTGCCATTGCCAGCCATCCAACCATTACCAAGCTGCGTGTATTAAGCCGTCACCAACAACTGATTCGCTTAGATTTCGAAGAATCGTTTGCCGATGCTGACAACAGCAATATGTTAGAAAACTTCAAACAACAAATCGAAGAGTGTGATGTAGTGATCTTAAGTGATTACGGCAAAGGCGCTTTGCACAACATTGAAGACTTCATTGGCATTGCCAATAACCACAAAAAACCTATTTTCATTGACCCAAAAGGCAGTGACTTTAAACGCTACAGCGGCGCCACGTTAATCACACCAAACATGAGTGAGTTCGAGCAAGTGGTTGGCCCATGTAAAGACGAAGCAGAACTGGTCAGTAAAGGTTTTGAATTATTAAACACAGTGGGCCTTGAAGCGTTATTGGTTACTCGCAGCGAAAAAGGCATGACGCTTTTCCAAAAAGGCGAGCAGCCTGTGCATTTAGCCGCAACCGCACGCGAAGTTTACGATGTGACCGGTGCCGGCGATACTGTCATAAGTGTTTTAGCAGCGGCCTATGCAGCTGGCAGCCCACTGGCAGAAGCCACCGCGCTTGCCAATACCGCAGCGGCCCTAGTGGTTGCCAAACTGGGCACCGCCACAGTAAGCCTTGCAGAATTACGTCGCGAAGCCAAAGCCGATGAAATCGCCCACAGTGGCATCTTAGATGAAGATGCTCTACTGGATATTATTAACGACGCAAAAGCACAAGGGGAAACCATTGTCATGACCAATGGCTGCTTTGATATTTTGCACCCAGGCCATGTAAGCTACTTAAAAAATGCCAAAAAGCTTGGGGATAAATTAATTGTTGCCGTCAACACCGACGATTCCGTGCGCCGCTTAAAAGGCGAAGGTCGTCCGATTAATTCAACAGAACATCGTATGGATGTGCTAGTTGGTTTAGCCAGTGTCGATTACGTTGTACCGTTTAGCGAAGACACACCGCAACGCTTAATCGCGAAATTACTGCCTAGCATTTTAGTGAAAGGTGGTGATTACAAAATTGAAGATATTGCCGGTGGCAAAGAAGTCATTGAAAACGGCGGCGAAGTTCAAGTACTGAATTTTGAAGACGGCTGCAGCACCACAAATATTATTAACAGTATTAAAGCGCATAGCTAA
- the waaA gene encoding lipid IV(A) 3-deoxy-D-manno-octulosonic acid transferase — protein MARLLYSILLSVLIPIIVLRMLVRARKAPAYGKRWWQRFGVFTSPKTLNGKQGGIWFHTVSVGEFIAAVPLIEQTMLANPDALITITTTTPTGSEQVQKRFANQLGKQIFHVYLPYDLPWFLRGFLRKVKPQLLVILETELWPNLIHCSKQSGCKVLVVNARLSEKSAKGYAKVSGLAKDMLAKLDGLAVQNKVDAQRFVELGMPEDHMQVTGSIKFDLTISTDLINQGQALKHSWGHERKVLIVASTHKGEDEIALDGFAELIKQDPSLLMIIVPRHPERFNDVANLIEQRGFTLSRRSLLDASAQTQVLLVDAMGELMAFLAASDVCLMGGSFVENGGHNPLEPAALGVPVIMGESQFNFALICQQLEHAGGLQTVTQQNWAGIAKQWLSDLEQAQQKGKAAQSVVEANRGAKQKVFEWIQALF, from the coding sequence ATGGCCAGACTGCTTTATTCCATTCTTTTAAGTGTGCTCATTCCAATTATTGTGTTGCGAATGTTGGTACGTGCTCGAAAAGCCCCTGCTTATGGCAAACGTTGGTGGCAGCGTTTTGGCGTGTTTACGTCGCCTAAAACCTTAAATGGCAAACAAGGGGGGATCTGGTTTCATACGGTAAGTGTGGGTGAATTCATTGCCGCGGTGCCGTTAATTGAGCAAACAATGTTAGCGAATCCTGATGCACTGATCACCATTACCACCACCACGCCAACAGGCAGCGAGCAAGTGCAAAAGCGTTTTGCCAATCAACTGGGTAAACAAATATTCCATGTGTATTTACCCTATGACTTACCTTGGTTTTTACGTGGCTTTTTACGCAAGGTAAAACCCCAATTATTGGTTATTTTAGAAACCGAACTTTGGCCCAATTTGATTCATTGCAGCAAACAATCAGGTTGTAAGGTGTTGGTGGTGAATGCCCGTTTAAGCGAAAAAAGCGCAAAAGGTTACGCCAAGGTATCGGGCCTTGCTAAAGACATGTTGGCAAAACTAGATGGTTTGGCGGTGCAAAATAAAGTGGATGCGCAGCGCTTTGTGGAACTGGGCATGCCTGAAGATCACATGCAGGTAACTGGCAGTATTAAATTTGATTTAACCATTTCAACTGACTTAATTAACCAAGGGCAAGCCCTTAAACATAGCTGGGGTCACGAGCGAAAAGTATTGATTGTTGCCAGTACCCATAAAGGGGAAGACGAAATTGCTCTTGATGGTTTTGCCGAGCTTATAAAACAAGACCCAAGCCTTTTAATGATCATAGTGCCGCGCCACCCTGAGCGGTTTAACGATGTGGCAAATTTGATTGAACAACGAGGTTTTACTTTAAGTCGTCGCAGTCTGTTGGATGCATCAGCGCAAACCCAGGTTTTGTTAGTGGATGCTATGGGTGAGTTAATGGCGTTTTTAGCGGCCAGTGATGTGTGTTTAATGGGGGGCAGCTTTGTTGAAAATGGTGGCCATAACCCGTTAGAGCCAGCAGCACTAGGTGTGCCTGTGATCATGGGTGAAAGCCAGTTTAACTTTGCTTTAATTTGTCAGCAGCTTGAACACGCCGGCGGTTTGCAAACCGTCACGCAACAAAACTGGGCAGGTATTGCAAAACAGTGGCTGTCAGACCTTGAACAGGCACAGCAAAAAGGCAAGGCGGCGCAAAGTGTGGTTGAGGCGAATCGCGGCGCGAAACAAAAAGTATTTGAGTGGATACAAGCCCTGTTTTAG
- the cpdA gene encoding 3',5'-cyclic-AMP phosphodiesterase: protein MQKFIQITDCHLFASEEGKLLGMDTQASLNAVMDKIHAEQNQFDFYLCTGDLSQDGSVESYQYLKDLLAQDKKEQFWIPGNHDYRTNMLQVVSEQTEMLPVIKKGNWQLILLDSQVPGSVFGNLAQSQLDLLEDALKADSTSHTLITMHHHPKPMGCKWLDTQQIRNSQALLDIIAKYDNVRVVLWGHVHQDSDNMVNGVRFVSTPSTCVQFTPESSDFDVDREGPGYRWVELNDDGTINTGVSRVEGIDFEIDYTIKGY from the coding sequence ATGCAAAAATTTATACAAATCACTGACTGTCATTTATTTGCTTCAGAGGAAGGCAAATTACTCGGCATGGATACCCAAGCCAGTTTAAATGCAGTGATGGATAAGATACACGCCGAGCAAAACCAGTTTGATTTTTACCTGTGCACGGGCGATTTAAGCCAGGACGGCAGTGTGGAATCCTACCAGTACCTTAAAGACCTGTTAGCACAAGACAAAAAGGAACAGTTCTGGATTCCCGGAAATCATGACTATCGTACCAATATGTTGCAGGTGGTTAGCGAGCAAACTGAAATGTTGCCTGTTATCAAAAAAGGCAATTGGCAGTTAATTTTATTAGACAGCCAAGTACCCGGTAGCGTGTTTGGCAACCTAGCCCAAAGCCAATTAGATCTACTTGAAGACGCCTTAAAAGCGGATTCGACTAGCCACACCCTCATCACCATGCATCACCACCCAAAACCCATGGGATGCAAATGGTTAGATACTCAGCAAATTCGTAACAGCCAAGCCCTTTTGGATATCATCGCAAAATACGACAATGTACGAGTTGTATTATGGGGCCATGTGCATCAAGACAGTGACAACATGGTTAATGGTGTGCGGTTTGTATCAACCCCTTCAACCTGTGTGCAGTTTACACCTGAGTCCAGCGACTTTGATGTGGACAGAGAAGGCCCAGGTTATCGCTGGGTAGAGTTGAATGATGATGGCACCATAAACACAGGGGTGTCCCGTGTTGAAGGCATCGACTTTGAGATTGATTACACCATCAAAGGTTATTAA
- a CDS encoding DUF1249 domain-containing protein produces the protein MAKHYVPDLTNFAKVCENNYMRLLTLLPEMDKGTGREFTITGGVGHRTSIRFSITEQFPYTLTIAVEQLSELHDFLQPPHMEVRLYHDVRMAEVVVFDHNHRFNGVYHYPNPQMRMPDEKHQINQFLADWLEHCLRHGEADIELNFLPKPLKCDSDTGSD, from the coding sequence ATGGCCAAGCACTACGTGCCCGACCTCACCAATTTTGCCAAGGTATGTGAAAATAATTACATGCGCTTGCTGACCTTGCTGCCCGAAATGGACAAGGGGACAGGCCGTGAGTTCACCATAACGGGCGGCGTTGGCCATCGTACTAGCATTCGTTTCAGTATTACCGAGCAGTTCCCCTATACGTTAACCATTGCGGTGGAGCAGCTCAGTGAACTGCATGATTTTTTGCAGCCACCTCATATGGAGGTGCGCCTATATCATGATGTGCGCATGGCGGAGGTAGTGGTATTTGATCACAACCATCGCTTTAATGGGGTGTATCATTACCCTAATCCACAAATGCGCATGCCTGATGAAAAACATCAGATTAACCAATTTTTAGCGGATTGGTTAGAGCACTGCTTACGCCACGGCGAAGCGGATATTGAATTAAATTTCCTTCCAAAGCCTTTAAAATGTGACTCCGACACTGGAAGTGACTAA
- a CDS encoding NUDIX domain-containing protein produces MIKPTYQQNDIKIHKKETCYQGFFRMSKITLQHKMFNGQWGPVISRELFQRGEAAAVLLYDPKLDVVVLTEQIRIGALNYDHPWQFEIVAGMIEPGLTPEEVAIKEAKEESGAEIQQLIPISRYLSSSGGCDEVLHVFMAEVDSSNIEGVHGVAHESEDIKITKVSSADAFAGVNSGIISNAATIIALQWLELRLLKQRHS; encoded by the coding sequence ATGATAAAGCCAACATACCAACAAAACGACATAAAAATTCATAAAAAAGAAACCTGTTATCAGGGTTTCTTTCGTATGAGTAAGATTACACTGCAGCATAAGATGTTCAACGGCCAATGGGGGCCTGTCATCTCACGGGAGTTATTCCAACGCGGTGAAGCCGCTGCGGTTTTATTGTATGACCCTAAATTAGATGTGGTGGTTCTGACCGAGCAAATTCGAATTGGTGCCCTAAATTATGATCATCCTTGGCAATTTGAAATTGTCGCCGGCATGATCGAGCCGGGCCTCACCCCAGAAGAAGTGGCCATAAAAGAAGCCAAAGAAGAAAGTGGGGCTGAAATTCAACAACTCATTCCCATTAGCCGCTACTTATCTAGCTCTGGTGGCTGTGACGAAGTCCTGCATGTTTTTATGGCCGAAGTGGATAGCAGCAACATTGAAGGGGTTCATGGCGTTGCCCATGAGTCAGAAGACATCAAGATTACCAAGGTCTCAAGCGCAGATGCCTTTGCAGGGGTAAACTCAGGTATAATTAGCAATGCTGCGACAATTATTGCGCTACAGTGGTTAGAGCTTAGATTATTAAAGCAGCGACACTCATAA